Proteins from a genomic interval of Marispirochaeta aestuarii:
- a CDS encoding aspartate/glutamate racemase family protein: MKQIGLIGGMSWESTKEYYRILNQMAAREFGGLHSAECIIASVDFAPLAQWMHRNEWEPIRELLTDKARALERAGAELVLIATNTMHLLADDIAASISVPLVHIADAAGEACVAGKLKRVALMGTQFTMEMGFYTEKLEKNYGLEVLIPEKEGRTRIDTIIFDELCAGIFEDSSRDFLITEAGKLIDRGAEGVILGCTELPLVVQDSDLPVPVLDTMELHAGMAFTLAVTP, from the coding sequence ATGAAGCAAATTGGTCTGATTGGCGGAATGAGCTGGGAGTCCACAAAGGAATATTACCGGATACTCAACCAGATGGCTGCCCGGGAGTTCGGAGGGCTGCACTCGGCGGAGTGCATTATTGCCTCCGTGGACTTCGCTCCCCTGGCGCAGTGGATGCACCGGAACGAATGGGAGCCCATACGGGAGCTTCTGACAGATAAAGCCCGGGCCCTGGAGCGGGCAGGGGCAGAGCTGGTGCTGATAGCCACCAATACCATGCACCTGCTGGCGGATGATATTGCCGCAAGCATCAGCGTCCCCCTTGTCCATATAGCCGATGCTGCAGGAGAAGCCTGTGTCGCCGGGAAGCTGAAGCGTGTAGCCCTGATGGGGACGCAGTTCACCATGGAGATGGGCTTCTATACGGAAAAGCTGGAGAAGAACTACGGGCTCGAGGTCCTGATCCCGGAAAAGGAAGGGAGGACGAGGATAGACACCATTATCTTTGATGAGCTCTGTGCCGGAATTTTCGAGGATTCCTCCCGGGATTTTCTTATTACGGAGGCAGGGAAACTGATCGATCGGGGTGCCGAAGGGGTTATTCTGGGATGCACTGAACTGCCCCTGGTAGTGCAGGATTCCGATCTGCCGGTACCCGTGCTGGATACCATGGAACTCCATGCCGGGATGGCTTTTACACTGGCTGTGACCCCCTAG
- a CDS encoding tagaturonate epimerase family protein: protein MKLEKYSFGCGDRFFHQGRPQLEAIIAAKDMGIDIVPVWNKSYREHSIVGTDPMSARKEADEAVKALNWKNSYYVDADHIGLGNVDLFIEASDFYTLDVADFTGKAADKDSIEAFVKKYSSYIGSIDVPGIDEKLEITEAKLRSIAEKYLLAVQEAGKIYRHVLEKKGEGNFVPEVSMDETDLPQTPDELLFILAAIADEGIPAQTIAPKFTGRFNKGVDYVGNVEQFNKEFDEDVCVIAFAVREFGLPENLKLSIHSGSDKFSIYPGMQAAMRKHGAGLHLKTAGTTWLEEIIGLAEAGGEGLEIAREVYRTGLKKFDELCAPYAAVIDIDKNRLPSPDEVDGWSGPFFAKVLRHDQSEKLYNMHVRQLLHVGYKVASQMGSRWTDALERYEDVVADQVRENLLERHIKRVFF from the coding sequence ATGAAACTGGAGAAATATTCATTCGGCTGCGGCGACCGCTTTTTCCATCAGGGAAGACCTCAGCTGGAGGCGATTATTGCCGCCAAGGATATGGGGATCGATATTGTCCCTGTCTGGAACAAGAGTTACCGGGAGCACAGCATCGTCGGAACCGATCCCATGTCTGCCCGCAAAGAGGCCGATGAGGCGGTCAAGGCCCTGAACTGGAAGAACTCCTACTACGTGGATGCCGACCACATCGGTCTTGGAAACGTGGATCTTTTTATCGAAGCATCGGACTTCTACACCCTGGACGTTGCCGATTTTACCGGCAAGGCTGCAGACAAGGACTCCATCGAAGCCTTCGTAAAGAAGTACTCCTCCTACATCGGCAGTATCGATGTTCCCGGAATTGATGAAAAGCTGGAGATAACTGAGGCAAAGCTCCGGAGTATCGCAGAAAAATACCTGCTGGCTGTACAGGAAGCAGGAAAGATCTATCGTCATGTCCTCGAGAAGAAGGGAGAGGGTAACTTTGTCCCCGAGGTCTCCATGGACGAGACCGATCTTCCCCAGACTCCCGATGAGCTGCTCTTCATCCTGGCTGCCATTGCCGACGAAGGCATCCCCGCCCAGACCATCGCCCCCAAGTTTACCGGCCGTTTCAACAAGGGTGTCGACTACGTGGGCAACGTTGAGCAGTTCAACAAGGAGTTTGACGAGGATGTCTGCGTAATCGCCTTCGCCGTCAGGGAATTCGGCCTTCCGGAGAACCTGAAGCTTTCCATTCATTCCGGTAGCGACAAGTTTTCCATCTATCCGGGGATGCAGGCCGCCATGCGCAAACATGGTGCGGGACTTCACCTGAAGACTGCAGGAACAACCTGGCTGGAGGAGATTATCGGCCTGGCGGAGGCCGGCGGAGAAGGACTCGAGATCGCCAGAGAGGTCTACCGTACGGGACTGAAAAAGTTCGACGAGCTCTGCGCACCCTACGCCGCGGTCATCGACATCGACAAGAACAGGCTGCCCAGTCCCGATGAGGTGGACGGCTGGTCAGGTCCCTTCTTTGCGAAGGTCCTGCGCCACGATCAGTCGGAAAAGCTCTACAACATGCACGTGCGGCAGCTTCTGCACGTTGGATACAAGGTCGCCTCCCAGATGGGAAGCCGCTGGACCGACGCCCTGGAACGCTATGAGGATGTCGTCGCCGACCAGGTCAGGGAAAACCTGCTGGAACGCCATATAAAGCGGGTATTTTTCTAA
- a CDS encoding DUF362 domain-containing protein produces MAHKITDECTNCGACESECPVEAISEKNDARWIDPDLCTDCGACVEVCPVDAIVAG; encoded by the coding sequence ATGGCTCACAAGATTACTGACGAGTGCACCAACTGCGGCGCTTGCGAATCCGAGTGTCCGGTTGAGGCCATAAGCGAAAAAAACGATGCCCGCTGGATCGATCCCGATCTCTGCACTGACTGCGGCGCCTGTGTCGAAGTCTGTCCGGTAGACGCTATTGTAGCGGGATAA
- a CDS encoding aldo/keto reductase, with amino-acid sequence MNKKMLYRSFPGRNEMLSILGFGCMRLPQTSDDPRDIDTPLATQMLRSAIDRGVNYVDTAWPYHGGESENFLAGALADGYREKVYLATKLPSWEVSSHEDMDRLLNKQLEKLNTGHIDYYLIHALNTQRWENLTSLGLFDFIERALADGRIQHIGFSFHDELPLFKTIIDAYPWEFCQIQYNLLDTDFQAGTEGLSYAHEKGVGIIVMEPLRGGYFTRNIPPQVSALWKRNGFSRDAADWALRWVWNDPRVTIILSGMSLPEQVEQNLMSAAAGEPDSLGPDELETVIQVRDFYTSRIKVPCTSCQYCMPCPNGVDIPRSFKFYNDAHMFNNPEEQRLQYGKFLAGMGADQCIACGECEPKCPQKIPIIEELEKVDALLG; translated from the coding sequence ATGAACAAAAAGATGCTCTACCGTTCCTTTCCAGGTAGAAACGAGATGTTGTCGATTCTCGGCTTCGGCTGCATGCGACTCCCCCAGACCAGCGACGATCCCCGGGACATAGATACCCCTCTGGCAACACAGATGCTCCGATCTGCCATTGACCGGGGAGTCAACTATGTCGATACCGCCTGGCCCTATCACGGGGGAGAGAGTGAGAATTTTCTGGCCGGAGCCCTGGCCGACGGATACCGGGAGAAAGTCTACCTTGCCACAAAACTTCCCAGCTGGGAGGTCAGCAGTCATGAGGATATGGACCGGCTCCTGAACAAACAGCTTGAGAAACTCAACACCGGACATATCGACTATTACCTGATCCACGCCCTGAATACCCAGCGCTGGGAAAACCTGACCAGCCTGGGCCTCTTCGATTTTATTGAGAGGGCACTTGCAGACGGCAGAATACAGCACATCGGCTTCTCCTTTCATGATGAACTGCCCCTGTTCAAGACGATCATCGACGCCTACCCCTGGGAGTTCTGCCAGATCCAGTACAACCTGCTGGATACGGATTTCCAGGCCGGTACCGAGGGACTTTCCTACGCCCATGAGAAGGGTGTGGGTATCATTGTAATGGAACCCCTGCGGGGCGGTTACTTTACCCGGAACATTCCCCCCCAGGTCTCCGCTCTCTGGAAGAGGAACGGATTTAGCCGGGATGCGGCAGACTGGGCCCTGCGCTGGGTCTGGAACGATCCGAGGGTAACGATCATTCTCAGCGGTATGAGCCTGCCGGAACAGGTCGAGCAGAACCTGATGAGTGCAGCAGCAGGGGAGCCTGATTCCCTTGGACCTGATGAGCTGGAGACGGTTATACAGGTGCGGGACTTTTACACAAGCCGCATCAAGGTGCCCTGTACATCCTGCCAGTACTGCATGCCTTGTCCCAACGGAGTCGATATTCCCAGGTCTTTCAAGTTCTACAACGACGCCCACATGTTCAATAATCCGGAGGAGCAGCGCCTTCAGTACGGCAAGTTTCTCGCCGGGATGGGTGCCGACCAGTGCATAGCCTGCGGAGAGTGCGAACCGAAATGTCCTCAGAAAATCCCCATCATTGAAGAGCTGGAAAAGGTGGACGCCCTGCTGGGCTGA